Proteins encoded together in one Verrucomicrobiota bacterium window:
- the nuoB gene encoding NADH-quinone oxidoreductase subunit NuoB has protein sequence MQNKTKSGPHTSHIGYNSKVEGDVIVTKVDAVINWVRKNSVWPMPMGLACCAIELMGVAASRFDISRFGMEVMRFSPRQSDCMIVAGTVTYKMAPVVRRIYDQMADPKWVVAMGACASTGGMYRSYATMQGVDRIVPVDVYVSGCPPRPEALLDAMMKLQKKIEGESSLKSLVKEPKEESIWA, from the coding sequence GTGCAGAACAAGACAAAATCCGGTCCGCATACAAGCCACATTGGATACAACTCCAAGGTAGAGGGCGATGTCATCGTCACTAAGGTGGATGCCGTGATTAATTGGGTGCGGAAAAACTCGGTTTGGCCCATGCCGATGGGGCTCGCTTGCTGTGCAATTGAGTTAATGGGTGTGGCAGCCTCCCGGTTTGATATTAGTCGGTTTGGGATGGAAGTGATGCGTTTTTCCCCACGGCAGTCGGACTGCATGATTGTTGCCGGAACCGTCACGTATAAAATGGCACCGGTCGTTCGGAGAATTTACGATCAAATGGCCGACCCCAAGTGGGTAGTTGCGATGGGTGCCTGCGCATCTACGGGAGGGATGTATCGATCCTATGCAACGATGCAGGGCGTAGACCGGATTGTTCCTGTTGATGTTTACGTCAGCGGTTGTCCCCCGCGTCCGGAAGCACTTCTCGATGCAATGATGAAGTTGCAGAAGAAGATTGAGGGCGAGTCGTCGTTGAAGAGTTTGGTGAAGGAGCCTAAGGAAGAAAGTATCTGGGCGTGA
- a CDS encoding NADH-quinone oxidoreductase subunit C, producing MSTLVETLQPRFVGLAPRQSGDHPAVRCPAELVLPLLQCLRDEFGYSLLMDVTAVDWEEDTPRFSVFYHLFCVSDARYIRVAIDCPDDEEPSVPSVVSLFPAADWHERETFDMFGIRFEGHPDLRRILMWDEYPYFPLRKEFPLAGIETELPDEEVSEETRAKVLSAPMMGGPFVSKSGAPMSRAEPRAKDQSWTEWDRKPTKEIE from the coding sequence GTGAGCACTCTTGTAGAGACGCTTCAACCGAGGTTTGTCGGTTTGGCACCTCGGCAATCCGGGGATCATCCTGCGGTTCGGTGTCCCGCGGAGCTGGTTCTTCCGCTACTTCAGTGTCTGCGGGATGAGTTTGGCTATTCGCTCTTGATGGATGTGACCGCAGTTGATTGGGAGGAAGATACACCGCGTTTTTCGGTTTTTTATCACTTGTTTTGCGTGAGTGATGCTCGATACATCCGTGTTGCGATTGACTGCCCAGATGACGAAGAACCGTCCGTGCCTTCGGTAGTGAGCCTCTTTCCGGCGGCCGATTGGCACGAGCGCGAGACTTTCGATATGTTTGGAATCCGATTCGAAGGTCATCCTGATTTACGAAGGATTCTTATGTGGGACGAGTATCCGTATTTCCCTCTTCGAAAAGAGTTTCCTCTAGCCGGAATCGAGACCGAATTACCGGATGAGGAGGTTTCGGAAGAGACGAGGGCGAAGGTTCTTTCGGCACCCATGATGGGTGGTCCCTTTGTCTCGAAAAGTGGCGCTCCGATGAGCCGGGCCGAGCCGCGTGCCAAAGATCAGAGTTGGACTGAGTGGGATAGAAAACCGACGAAAGAAATTGAGTAA
- the eno gene encoding phosphopyruvate hydratase, with protein MTTISDIRAREIIDSRGNPTVEVDVELESGIVGRAAVPSGASTGENEALELRDGALPAKDFPKGFGPKKRYGGKGVTKAVDNVHDMIAPELFGLDACDQVAVDKTMLELDGTPTKSTLGANAILGVSLATAKAAAEAVGLPLYKYIGGPNAKVLPVPMMNIMNGGSHSDAPIDIQEFMIMPKGAKTFREALRMGCEIFHELKSVLKSQGLSTGIGDEGGFAPKLASNEAALEAIAAAVKGAGYKLGKEIFIALDVASSEFYDAKKKKYVFSKSDGSKKNAKEMVAFYQDLQKRYPILSIEDGCDENDWSGWKVLTDELGATTQLVGDDLFVTNTKFLKKGIDLGVANSILVKVNQIGSLTETLDAIEMAREAKYTSVISHRSGETEDTTIADIAVATNAGQIKTGSLCRTDRVAKYNQLLRIEEELGDNAIYGGKL; from the coding sequence ATGACCACCATTAGCGACATTCGTGCACGGGAAATCATCGACTCCCGCGGAAACCCGACCGTCGAGGTCGACGTTGAATTGGAGAGCGGAATCGTTGGCCGCGCCGCTGTTCCCTCTGGAGCAAGTACGGGCGAGAACGAAGCTCTCGAGCTACGGGACGGAGCTCTCCCTGCCAAAGATTTCCCAAAAGGATTCGGACCAAAAAAACGGTATGGTGGAAAAGGGGTAACTAAAGCGGTCGACAACGTTCACGACATGATCGCTCCCGAGCTATTTGGGCTCGATGCCTGTGACCAAGTAGCGGTCGATAAAACAATGCTCGAGCTCGACGGAACGCCGACGAAAAGCACTCTGGGAGCCAACGCTATATTAGGGGTGTCCCTTGCAACTGCAAAGGCCGCAGCCGAAGCCGTAGGTCTACCTCTTTATAAATACATTGGTGGTCCGAACGCCAAGGTGCTTCCCGTGCCCATGATGAACATCATGAACGGAGGGTCTCACTCCGATGCACCTATCGACATTCAGGAGTTTATGATCATGCCAAAGGGGGCGAAGACTTTTCGGGAGGCTCTTCGCATGGGCTGCGAGATCTTCCATGAATTGAAGAGCGTATTGAAATCTCAGGGTTTGAGCACTGGAATTGGCGACGAAGGCGGTTTCGCACCAAAACTCGCTTCCAACGAAGCGGCCCTTGAAGCAATTGCAGCAGCGGTAAAAGGAGCCGGTTACAAGCTCGGGAAAGAGATCTTCATCGCTCTTGATGTCGCCTCCTCTGAGTTCTACGACGCTAAGAAAAAGAAGTATGTTTTTTCTAAGAGTGACGGTTCGAAAAAGAACGCGAAAGAAATGGTCGCATTCTACCAGGATCTCCAGAAGCGCTACCCGATTCTCTCCATTGAGGACGGCTGCGATGAGAACGACTGGAGCGGGTGGAAGGTCCTAACTGACGAACTGGGCGCAACCACCCAACTAGTCGGTGACGACCTTTTTGTTACAAACACCAAGTTCCTGAAAAAGGGAATCGATCTAGGTGTCGCAAACTCGATCTTGGTAAAAGTGAACCAGATCGGCTCGCTCACTGAAACCCTTGACGCCATCGAAATGGCCCGTGAGGCAAAATACACTTCAGTCATTTCTCACCGATCCGGAGAAACCGAAGACACCACAATTGCAGACATAGCCGTAGCCACCAACGCCGGTCAGATAAAAACGGGTTCTCTTTGCCGCACAGACCGTGTGGCTAAATACAACCAGCTCCTGCGAATCGAGGAAGAACTCGGCGACAACGCGATCTACGGGGGCAAGCTGTAA
- the nuoD gene encoding NADH dehydrogenase (quinone) subunit D — translation MPETKEISIGDVGARASVYQDELQGEDIAINVGPSHPTTHGVLRLIMELDGDVITKCEPVVGYLHRGDEKIAENMTYNQFVPYTDRLDYIAPLANNVTYALAVEKLAGLEVPPRCAAIRVLVTEMARLSSHLLGVGVYGMDAGAWTPFMYTFTEREKLYTLFEELTGARFTTSYTRIGGVSRDVPDGWLKKVSAFCDQFLPILEETQKLLTRNRIFMDRTEGIGVISKEDALAYGMTGPNLRAAGVDLDLRKDRPYLGYDQYEFDVPIGQTGDCYDRYLVRLEEMRQSVRIIRQVIQSFPDGPWYAEDAKKIYAPKKDKILTSMEELIQNFMIVTEGPRMPEGEVYFEAENPKGILGFFIVSKGGGVPYRLKIRSPSFCNLSILPKIVPGHYLSDITVLLGSLDFVMGECDR, via the coding sequence ATGCCTGAGACGAAGGAGATTTCGATCGGTGATGTTGGAGCGCGTGCGAGCGTCTACCAAGACGAGCTGCAGGGAGAAGACATTGCGATCAATGTCGGCCCCTCACACCCGACGACCCATGGTGTTCTTCGCCTGATCATGGAGCTCGATGGTGACGTCATCACGAAGTGTGAGCCGGTCGTCGGTTACTTGCACAGGGGCGACGAGAAGATCGCCGAGAACATGACCTATAACCAGTTTGTTCCCTACACGGACCGGCTGGATTACATTGCGCCTTTGGCAAATAATGTGACCTACGCACTGGCTGTGGAGAAGCTGGCTGGGCTGGAGGTTCCTCCTCGATGTGCAGCGATCCGGGTGTTGGTCACTGAAATGGCCCGTCTTTCCTCCCACCTATTGGGCGTTGGGGTCTATGGAATGGACGCGGGAGCGTGGACGCCATTCATGTATACTTTTACGGAGAGGGAGAAGCTCTACACGCTTTTCGAAGAGCTGACGGGGGCGCGGTTCACCACATCCTACACCCGGATCGGCGGGGTCTCCCGTGACGTTCCTGACGGTTGGTTGAAAAAGGTGTCTGCTTTTTGTGACCAGTTTTTACCGATCCTTGAGGAGACTCAGAAACTCCTGACACGAAACCGCATCTTTATGGATCGGACTGAAGGGATAGGCGTAATCAGTAAAGAAGACGCCCTTGCCTATGGAATGACAGGGCCAAATCTACGGGCCGCTGGGGTAGATTTGGATCTTCGTAAAGACAGGCCCTATCTTGGCTACGATCAATATGAATTTGATGTCCCGATTGGCCAAACAGGTGACTGCTATGATCGGTATTTGGTTCGGCTAGAGGAAATGAGGCAGAGTGTGAGAATCATTCGTCAAGTGATTCAATCTTTCCCTGATGGACCGTGGTATGCGGAGGATGCCAAAAAAATCTATGCTCCGAAGAAGGATAAGATCCTCACAAGTATGGAGGAGCTTATCCAGAATTTCATGATCGTAACGGAGGGCCCTCGGATGCCCGAGGGAGAGGTGTATTTCGAAGCTGAAAATCCGAAAGGAATCCTGGGATTTTTCATTGTCTCGAAGGGTGGGGGTGTTCCCTACCGTCTGAAGATTCGCTCACCTAGCTTCTGCAATTTGAGTATCCTCCCCAAAATAGTCCCGGGTCATTACCTCTCTGACATCACAGTTCTTCTCGGAAGCTTGGATTTTGTGATGGGAGAGTGCGACCGTTGA
- the nuoF gene encoding NADH-quinone oxidoreductase subunit NuoF: protein MPTGENRILFKNIDRPGYGRDIDSYLASGGYESLQKAIGMKPEEVCAEVMDSGIRGRGGAGFPAGMKWKFLDRKSGKPIYLICNADESEPGTFKDRQIIYKDPHQLIEGMMISAYATQTALAFIYIRGEMYSGARILEEAIEEARAKNFLGDDILGSGYSCDLIVHRGAGAYICGEETGLIESLEGKRPYPRIKPPYFPAVLGLYMCPTIVNNVETLCHIKHLIERGGKEYAKIGRPGNTGTRIWSVSGHVQKPGYYEIECGAMTYGELIYDLCGGLKPGRTLKAVIPGGSSSKVLRGDERFKGKLKDGTEFDWGIEDIPLDFDGPMAAGSMSGSGAVIVMDDSTDIVAALANINAFYAHESCGQCTPCREGSLWMKKVTARMVAGEAREEDADLLKSIADQIEGRTICAHGEATAWPVQSFILKFRDEFIEYARKQARERQKSEPSKETVAVA from the coding sequence ATGCCCACTGGAGAAAACCGAATACTGTTTAAAAATATCGACCGTCCGGGTTACGGGAGGGACATCGATTCGTACCTCGCCTCAGGTGGCTACGAAAGCTTGCAAAAGGCGATTGGTATGAAGCCCGAAGAAGTTTGTGCGGAGGTGATGGACTCTGGGATTCGCGGACGCGGGGGTGCTGGTTTCCCCGCGGGGATGAAGTGGAAGTTTCTCGATCGAAAGTCCGGGAAGCCGATTTATCTGATTTGTAACGCGGATGAGTCCGAGCCTGGGACGTTTAAGGATCGTCAAATTATCTACAAGGACCCTCATCAGCTGATTGAGGGGATGATGATCTCTGCTTACGCAACACAGACTGCTCTGGCTTTCATCTACATTCGCGGGGAGATGTATAGCGGAGCGAGGATTCTTGAGGAAGCGATCGAAGAAGCTCGGGCTAAGAATTTTCTCGGAGACGATATCCTTGGGTCCGGCTACTCATGTGACCTGATCGTTCACCGCGGCGCAGGAGCTTACATCTGTGGGGAGGAAACGGGTCTGATTGAGTCTCTTGAGGGAAAGAGGCCTTACCCTCGGATAAAGCCACCTTATTTTCCCGCGGTTCTCGGTCTCTACATGTGCCCAACCATCGTCAACAACGTAGAAACGCTTTGCCACATAAAGCACTTGATCGAGCGGGGAGGGAAGGAATACGCCAAAATCGGTCGTCCGGGAAACACGGGCACGCGGATCTGGTCCGTTTCCGGTCACGTTCAGAAGCCGGGGTACTACGAGATCGAATGCGGTGCGATGACCTATGGAGAATTGATCTATGATCTTTGCGGAGGTCTGAAACCCGGTCGAACGCTCAAGGCGGTGATTCCGGGCGGTTCGTCGTCCAAGGTCCTCCGCGGCGACGAGCGATTCAAGGGAAAGCTAAAAGACGGAACCGAGTTTGATTGGGGCATCGAGGACATTCCTCTCGATTTCGACGGTCCAATGGCGGCGGGCTCAATGTCGGGTTCTGGCGCGGTGATCGTGATGGATGACTCGACCGATATAGTCGCGGCGCTCGCCAACATCAACGCCTTCTACGCGCACGAAAGCTGTGGTCAGTGCACTCCCTGCCGAGAGGGCTCGTTGTGGATGAAGAAAGTGACTGCACGGATGGTTGCCGGAGAAGCGAGAGAGGAGGACGCTGATCTGCTGAAATCAATTGCCGACCAAATCGAAGGTCGGACGATCTGCGCGCATGGGGAGGCTACTGCATGGCCGGTCCAGAGCTTCATCCTAAAATTCCGGGACGAATTCATTGAGTATGCGAGAAAGCAAGCTCGTGAGCGCCAAAAGAGCGAACCTTCGAAGGAGACTGTAGCGGTAGCGTAG
- a CDS encoding NAD(P)H-dependent oxidoreductase subunit E, producing MIQAIETAETFELSADTLAKIDKLVPRYPSKRSATLPLLHLIQDEKGYISKAATEWIAARLDLEPIHVYELVTFYPMFREEPIGKHHVKVCRTLSCALNGADSVCQKFKREFGVELDDVSTDGLVTVEYVECIASCGTAPVVQINEKLHENVTEERASDLISQIKAGAEELV from the coding sequence ATGATTCAAGCTATCGAAACCGCCGAGACTTTTGAGCTCTCAGCCGATACTCTGGCTAAGATCGACAAGTTGGTCCCTCGGTACCCGTCCAAGCGGAGCGCTACGCTGCCACTGCTGCATTTGATCCAAGACGAGAAGGGCTACATTTCAAAAGCGGCTACAGAGTGGATTGCGGCGCGCTTGGACCTTGAGCCGATCCACGTGTACGAACTCGTAACCTTCTATCCGATGTTTCGAGAAGAGCCGATCGGAAAACACCATGTCAAAGTGTGTAGGACTCTCTCGTGCGCTCTGAACGGGGCTGATTCCGTCTGTCAAAAGTTCAAAAGGGAATTTGGTGTGGAATTGGATGATGTGTCTACCGATGGATTGGTCACGGTCGAGTATGTTGAGTGTATTGCAAGCTGTGGAACTGCTCCGGTGGTTCAAATCAATGAAAAGCTCCACGAGAACGTAACCGAGGAGAGAGCAAGTGACTTGATTAGCCAGATAAAGGCTGGTGCTGAGGAGCTCGTGTAG